From one Rhodoferax sp. PAMC 29310 genomic stretch:
- a CDS encoding DMT family transporter: MTPANASLALPAALPTNSLMGIYLRLSCVPIIWGGTFIAGRIVAGHLPPATAASIRYVFATLALLVALQLSQGLRAMFQITRRQLLGTMALGATGIFAYNLFFFNALALMPAGRASLIVALNPAVTLMVAAALMGERLSTTRWLGVGLALVGVWVVVTRGDLSQLTQSIGRGELAMFGAVCAWAAYTLLGRRLLQGLSPLLATLWACIWGMLFLMGVAVRELPTLQASAFTAEVWLSLAFLGFMGTALAFVWYYEGIRQLGAARTVVFNNLVPVFAVLISWLVLSEPVNPSLIAGGAMALGGVFLVNRVR, translated from the coding sequence ATGACCCCTGCCAACGCGTCCCTCGCCCTGCCCGCCGCCCTACCGACCAACAGCCTCATGGGTATTTACCTGCGACTGAGTTGCGTGCCCATCATTTGGGGTGGCACCTTCATTGCCGGACGCATCGTGGCGGGCCACCTGCCGCCCGCGACGGCGGCCAGCATCCGGTATGTGTTTGCTACGCTGGCCTTGCTGGTGGCGTTGCAACTGTCACAAGGTCTGCGCGCGATGTTCCAGATCACCCGGCGCCAACTGCTGGGCACCATGGCGCTGGGCGCGACCGGCATCTTTGCGTACAACCTGTTCTTTTTTAACGCGTTGGCGCTCATGCCGGCCGGGCGCGCCTCGCTGATCGTGGCCCTCAACCCGGCGGTCACGCTGATGGTGGCCGCTGCGCTGATGGGTGAGCGGCTGTCCACCACGCGCTGGCTGGGCGTGGGCCTGGCGCTGGTGGGCGTTTGGGTGGTGGTGACCCGAGGGGACTTGTCGCAGTTGACGCAATCAATCGGGCGCGGCGAGTTGGCCATGTTTGGCGCGGTGTGCGCCTGGGCCGCCTACACGCTGCTGGGGCGCCGCCTGCTGCAAGGCTTGTCGCCACTGCTGGCCACGCTGTGGGCCTGCATCTGGGGCATGCTGTTTTTGATGGGCGTGGCCGTGCGTGAGCTGCCCACGCTGCAAGCGTCTGCCTTCACGGCGGAGGTGTGGCTCAGCTTGGCTTTTCTGGGCTTCATGGGCACGGCGCTGGCCTTTGTCTGGTACTACGAAGGCATTCGCCAACTGGGTGCGGCGCGCACGGTGGTGTTCAACAACCTGGTGCCGGTGTTTGCAGTGCTGATCAGCTGGCTGGTGCTGAGCGAGCCGGTGAACCCCAGCCTGATCGCCGGCGGCGCCATGGCCTTGGGCGGCGTGTTTCTGGTCAACCGCGTGCGTTAA
- a CDS encoding DUF2164 domain-containing protein: MTIEISKEAQTQAIQSIERYFCEHMDEPIGNMAAGGLLGFFLEELGPLVYNKAVSDVQDRLQARIMEVDIKVHEGELQYWHKPGRQRKAR; encoded by the coding sequence ATGACCATCGAGATATCCAAAGAGGCACAGACCCAGGCCATCCAATCCATAGAGCGCTACTTTTGCGAACACATGGACGAGCCCATTGGCAACATGGCGGCCGGGGGCTTGCTGGGTTTCTTTCTGGAAGAGCTGGGGCCGTTGGTGTACAACAAGGCGGTGTCCGACGTGCAAGACCGATTGCAGGCGCGCATCATGGAAGTGGACATTAAAGTCCATGAAGGCGAGCTTCAGTACTGGCACAAGCCCGGGCGCCAGCGCAAAGCCCGGTGA
- a CDS encoding LysR family transcriptional regulator, translating to MSQPFNYKHLYYFWVVAKEGGISRAAEKLDMAVQTVSAQVRELERSLGYALLKPAGRGLVLTEAGLAAMQQADLIFQLGESLPMRVRDAVSAPTVRLAVGICDGLPKLVVHRLLLPVITEPHLRMLCHEGELDDLLGDLALHRLDVVMSDRPAPVNPNIKLYNHNMGSSTIGWYGTPSLVEAASKDFPQSLADVPVLLPTAHTAVRDRLDQWFEQRAIRPRIVGEFEDSALLKTFGASGMGIFPAAEWVHDDLLSHYAVRRLGPCEGVAEQFFAIGTEKKVQHPLVQRLLQPAL from the coding sequence ATGTCCCAGCCGTTCAATTACAAGCATCTGTATTACTTTTGGGTGGTTGCCAAAGAAGGCGGAATTTCGCGGGCTGCAGAAAAGTTGGACATGGCGGTACAAACGGTCAGTGCCCAAGTGCGTGAACTGGAGCGTTCGCTGGGATACGCCTTGCTCAAACCGGCCGGACGCGGCCTGGTGCTGACCGAGGCCGGATTGGCCGCTATGCAGCAGGCGGACCTGATTTTCCAGCTCGGCGAGAGTCTGCCGATGCGTGTGCGTGACGCCGTGAGCGCACCAACGGTGCGTCTGGCGGTTGGCATCTGTGACGGCCTGCCCAAACTGGTGGTTCACCGGCTGTTGCTGCCCGTGATCACGGAGCCGCATTTGCGCATGCTGTGCCATGAGGGCGAATTGGATGACCTGCTGGGCGACTTGGCGCTGCACCGGCTGGATGTCGTGATGTCAGACCGGCCTGCACCGGTGAATCCCAATATCAAGCTCTATAACCACAACATGGGCTCGTCCACCATTGGCTGGTATGGCACGCCGAGTTTGGTGGAGGCGGCGAGCAAAGATTTTCCGCAAAGCCTTGCCGATGTGCCCGTGTTACTACCGACGGCGCACACTGCGGTGCGCGACCGCCTGGACCAATGGTTTGAGCAACGTGCGATCCGCCCACGCATAGTGGGGGAGTTTGAGGACAGCGCCTTGCTCAAGACCTTTGGGGCGAGCGGCATGGGAATATTTCCCGCCGCCGAATGGGTGCACGACGATCTGCTGTCGCATTACGCGGTGCGGCGCCTGGGTCCGTGCGAGGGGGTTGCTGAGCAATTTTTCGCGATTGGAACTGAAAAGAAGGTGCAGCACCCGCTGGTGCAACGATTGTTGCAACCAGCCCTTTAG
- a CDS encoding HPF/RaiA family ribosome-associated protein, with product MRVVFESRDVDGAQMRDLSLERVRFALRRLTTFVPNAKVQFSDVNGPRGGVDKRCQLELKTDTAGTVVIASLARDWRTALDRSLIRATRVLTRSLQRTHKPTRGRVAKPALDTGSGNAL from the coding sequence ATGAGAGTTGTTTTTGAATCCCGCGATGTCGACGGCGCGCAGATGCGCGACTTGTCTTTGGAGCGGGTGCGCTTCGCTCTGCGTCGCCTGACAACATTTGTGCCTAATGCAAAGGTGCAGTTCTCAGACGTCAACGGCCCTCGGGGCGGCGTAGACAAACGCTGCCAGCTTGAGCTGAAAACCGACACCGCCGGCACCGTAGTTATTGCCTCTCTCGCGCGGGACTGGCGAACCGCACTCGACCGTTCGCTGATCCGTGCCACCCGGGTTTTGACCCGCAGCCTGCAACGCACCCACAAACCCACACGCGGACGCGTTGCAAAACCTGCACTCGACACCGGGAGCGGCAACGCACTTTGA
- a CDS encoding zf-TFIIB domain-containing protein, with protein sequence MKCPSCPDTTLVMTDRQGVEIDYCPACRGIWLDRGELDKLLDRASTVATPGAAVSAPAAKNNYRPDFEDSDYRTGHGYKRERKKSWLNEIFD encoded by the coding sequence ATGAAATGCCCTAGCTGCCCTGACACAACCCTTGTGATGACGGACCGACAAGGTGTTGAAATCGACTATTGCCCCGCATGCCGCGGCATCTGGCTTGACCGCGGAGAACTCGACAAACTGTTGGACCGTGCGTCCACTGTTGCCACACCGGGCGCTGCGGTTTCTGCGCCAGCGGCCAAGAACAACTACCGACCCGACTTTGAAGACTCTGACTACCGCACGGGGCACGGGTACAAAAGAGAGCGCAAGAAATCCTGGTTGAACGAGATTTTTGACTGA
- a CDS encoding DUF2164 domain-containing protein, with protein MTIEISKEEQTQAIQSIKRYFREHMDEPIGNMAAGGLLGFFLEELGPLVYNKAVSDVQDRLQARITEVDIEVHEDEFQYWHKPGRQRKAK; from the coding sequence ATGACCATCGAGATCTCCAAAGAGGAACAGACCCAGGCGATTCAATCCATTAAGCGCTACTTTCGCGAACACATGGACGAGCCCATTGGCAACATGGCGGCCGGGGGCTTGCTGGGTTTCTTTCTGGAAGAGTTGGGTCCGTTGGTGTACAACAAGGCGGTGTCCGACGTGCAAGACCGGCTTCAGGCGCGCATCACGGAAGTGGACATTGAGGTCCATGAAGACGAGTTTCAGTACTGGCACAAGCCCGGGCGCCAGCGCAAAGCCAAGTGA
- a CDS encoding FMN-binding negative transcriptional regulator, translating to MYTPKHFNEPDTATLHALMRAQPLATLVTLASSGLDANHLPLHLSTEPQPLGTLRGHVARANPLWKDLSPELEVLAVFHGVQAYVSPNWYPTKAEHGKAVPTWNYAVVHAHGTLKVIEDASWLRAHLNALTAHNEASQAQPWKPSDAPADYLEKMMSAIIGIEITITRLSGKFKLSQNQPESNQMGALHGLRETGHPPSLAMAALMEQVLGTGKQSS from the coding sequence ATGTACACCCCCAAACACTTCAATGAGCCTGACACCGCCACCTTGCATGCGCTGATGCGGGCGCAGCCGCTGGCCACACTCGTCACCCTGGCCAGCAGCGGACTGGACGCCAACCACCTGCCACTGCACCTCAGCACCGAGCCTCAGCCGCTGGGCACCTTGCGCGGCCATGTGGCGCGGGCCAACCCGCTGTGGAAAGATCTCTCGCCCGAGCTGGAGGTGTTGGCGGTGTTTCACGGGGTGCAGGCCTATGTGTCGCCCAACTGGTACCCCACCAAGGCCGAACATGGCAAGGCCGTACCCACCTGGAACTACGCCGTGGTTCACGCCCACGGCACGCTGAAGGTGATTGAAGACGCCAGCTGGCTGCGCGCCCACTTGAACGCCCTCACCGCCCACAACGAGGCCAGTCAGGCCCAGCCCTGGAAGCCGTCCGATGCGCCCGCGGACTACCTGGAGAAGATGATGTCGGCCATCATCGGCATCGAGATCACCATCACCCGCCTGTCGGGCAAATTCAAACTGAGCCAAAACCAGCCCGAATCCAACCAGATGGGTGCCTTGCACGGCCTGCGCGAAACTGGCCACCCCCCATCGCTGGCCATGGCGGCGTTGATGGAGCAGGTGTTGGGGACTGGCAAACAATCATCTTGA
- a CDS encoding DUF302 domain-containing protein, with protein MNILRGLAALTLAATVTAASAADGLIALKSPVDAKTTMDRVEAQAKQRGLNIFARIDHAAGAAKIGKTLRPTEVLIFGNPQGGTPFMECAQTMGIDLPLKALVWEDAAGQVWLGYNDPAYLAQRHTVPECAVAGNIAKALAGIAQAATAP; from the coding sequence ATGAACATATTGCGGGGCCTTGCGGCCCTCACCCTCGCCGCCACCGTGACAGCCGCTAGCGCCGCCGACGGCCTGATTGCCCTCAAAAGCCCGGTAGACGCCAAGACCACCATGGACCGGGTCGAAGCCCAGGCTAAGCAACGCGGACTCAACATTTTTGCCCGCATCGACCACGCCGCTGGGGCCGCCAAAATTGGCAAAACCCTGCGCCCGACCGAGGTGTTGATCTTTGGCAACCCGCAGGGCGGCACGCCTTTCATGGAGTGCGCACAAACTATGGGCATTGACCTGCCTTTGAAAGCCCTGGTCTGGGAAGACGCGGCCGGCCAGGTGTGGCTGGGCTACAACGACCCCGCCTACCTGGCCCAACGCCACACCGTACCCGAGTGCGCCGTGGCCGGCAACATTGCCAAGGCACTGGCGGGTATTGCCCAAGCAGCGACTGCGCCTTAA